The sequence below is a genomic window from Candidatus Caldatribacterium sp..
AAGACACAGACCACACACGCCTCTCGTTGAAAACCACCCTACTCCTCCTCTCCCGGTTGGGTGGCAATGGCCATACGCTCCACTCCAGCCCGTTTCAAGAGGTCCATGAGCTTCACCACTCTCCCATGGAGGACTTCCCGGT
It includes:
- a CDS encoding biopolymer transporter ExbD, which produces REVLHGRVVKLMDLLKRAGVERMAIATQPGEEE